Within the Acidimicrobiales bacterium genome, the region CCCCTTCATCAGGTTCAGATCGTCGGCCGTAGCGCCGGGTTGGCGGCGCAAGATGGCCACCACCAGCCCCAAGCCAACCACGACCTCGGCCGCGGCTATGACCAGGACGAAGAACACCACGGTTTGCCCCGCTACGTCGTTCAGCATTCGAGAGAAGGCGACGAACGACAGGTTGATGCCGTTCAGCATCAGCTCTACGCACATCAGCATCACCAGCGGGTTGCGGCGTATCAGCAGGCCCACACCACCAATGATGAAAAGCAGCGCCCCGAGGACGAGGTACCAGTTACTCGTGACCTCCATCAGGACTCACCTCCAGAGGGTTCCTCGAGTTCGGGCCGCGGCTTGCGAGACAAGATCACGGCGCCTATCACCGCCACGATCAGCAGGACGGAGGTCAGCTCGAAGGCGAACACGTACTGGTCGAACAGCGAATAGGCCAGTTGCTTGACGTCGGCGACATCTTCGGAGATGGCGGTTCCGGCGGCGACCGGCGAGATCGGGTCGAGCTCGCGCACGATCAGGAAACCCAGCACCCCCAGCCCCGCGAGCGCGAACAGGCCGGCGGCGTATTTCTGTGTGGGCATGACCTGTAGCTCGAGCTTGGTCTCGATGTCGACGCCCAACAACATGATGACGAACAGGAACATCACCACGATGGCACCGGCGTAGACGATGACCTGCACCGCGGCCAGAAAGTGCGCCTCCTGGGCCACGAAGTGCACGGCAATTCCGAACAAGGTCATGACGAGCATCAGCGCCGAGTGCACCGGGTTCTTGGCCAAGATGACGCCGACGGCGCCAACCAGGCAGATCGCGGCGGCGACGATGAAAACGATGAGGTCGATCATTGGTGGCCCTTCGACTCGCCTGCCGACGCTGACTGGCCGGCCTCAGGAGCCCTGACGCCTGCACCCAGGTCGCCGCTCCAGCCCACGACACCCTCGTAGCTGGCACGTCCCGAAGGCGATGTCGCCCTCAGCCAGCCAGACAGGTTGTCGCCGTCACCGTCGTGCCAAAGCTCCCACGGCTGGCGCTTGGGCTGGCCGTTGTCGTCTACGACCAGTTCGGCCTTTGTGTAGATGGCGTCGGCGCGGTTGGTGAAGGAGAACTCGAACAGCTTGGACTCGGTGATGGCGCCGGTTGGACACGCCTCTACGCACAGGTCGCAGTGGATACAGCGCAGGTAGTTGATCTCGTAGACGTATCCGTAGCGTTCGCCGGGCGAGACCGGGTCGTCGATGGGGTTGTCGGCGCCTCGTACGTAGATGCACTTGGCAGGACACACACCGGCGCAGAGTTCGCAACCGATGCACTTCTCCATGCCGTCCTCGTAGCGGTTGAGGACATGGCGGCCGTGAAAGCGCGTTGGCTTGGGCCGCTTCTCTTTCGGGTATTCGGTGGTGACGCGCTCTTCGAAGAGGCGGTCGAAGGTGACCTTGAAACCCCTGACGTAGTCGAGCATGCCCATGATCAGCCTCCGACCTCGTCTTTGACAGCGTTGTCGCGTTCGTAAGCCCGGTCACCGGCGGCGAATGCTGCTGTCAGCAGCGCCGTTGCACCCACCGCCAAGATGACGCCCACGACGATTGCGACAACGGCGTCGATGTTGCCCTCTTGCTGCTGCAGGATCGCCGCCCGGACGAGCAGCCACCCGAGCATCATCGGGATCAGCACTTTCCAGCCAAGGTGCATGAGCTGGTCGTAGCGCAGCCGGGGAAGGGTGGCGCGGAACCAGACGAACACGAACAGGAACACCAGCACCTTGGCGAAGAACCAGACGGTGGGCCACAACCAATCGAGCCCGAAGAAGATCGGGCCGGCGGGGCCGCCGAAGAACAAGGTGACCATGATGGCCGACATCGTGATGACGTTCATGAACTCGGCCAGGAAGAACAGGGCGAAACGGATCGACGAGTACTCGGTGTGGAAGCCGCCTACCAGTTCTTGTTCGGCCTCGACGAGATCGAAGGGCGGGCGGTTCAGCTCGGCGGTGGCGGCGATGAGGAACACGACGAATGGGATGATGCCGCTGGCCAGGAAGAACCACGACCGGATTCCGCCGGCCTGCTCGAGGACGATGCCGTGGGTCGACAAGGTGCCCGACAGCAGCACCACCGCAACGACCGACATGCCCAGAGCGGCTTCATAGGAAATCGCCTGTGCCGAGGCACGCACCGAGCCCAGCAGCGGGTACTTCGAACCCGACGACCAACCTGCGAGCATGATTCCGTATACGGCGATCGATGACACAGCAAGCAGCAACAAGATGCCGATGGGCGGATCGGCCACCTGCACGAACGTCTCGCGTCCGCCGATGCTGATGGTGCCGTTACGTCCGTCGGTGAATACGCCGCCTATGGGCACGATTGCAAAGGCCAGGAAGGCGGTGACCGCAGACAGATATGGCGCCAACCGGAACACCAACGGGTCGGAGTTGGCGGGCTTGAGGTCTTCTTTGAAGAAGAACTTCACACCGTCGGCGAACGTCTGCAGCAGGCCCCATGGCCCAGCGACGTTGGGGCCGATGCGGTTCTGCATGTCGCCCACGACCTTGCGTTCGAACCACACCATGAACATGGTGGCCACCAGCAAGAACACAAAGGCGATGACGACCTTGCCGCCCATGATGACGACATCCCAGCCGTCGACTCCGTCTGTGAACAGCGGATCACCGAACACGGCGGGCCTCCCGGTCGAGTCGCAAGACGGTCATCGGGTCTCGATCCTTATCTCGGTGACCGTGGTTTCGGAGCTGATCAGATCTGCAGCCGATACCCCTGGCTGGTTGAAGCCCATGAATGCCACGCCGCGCGGCACGGACGAATCGGCCGAGATGGCCAGCACCGTGGTGCCTCTCGACGAGGTGACGTTGACCCGTGAACCGCTGTCGATGCCGAGGCCGGACAACTCGGCGGGATGCAGCTTGAGGACCGCGTCTTGGGCCATGTTGGCCATGCTGGGCGACATGGCTGTGTGGGTGGCCAGGTCGTACAAGCGCCGGCGAGCCACGAGCCTCAGGGAATAACCGTCGACCGCGGGCGGTGCGGCCAGCGCCGGAGCGGCCCAGCCGACAAAGTCAGGGACAGCTACGCCGACAGGTTCGGCCGCTTCGTCGGCATCGTCTGTTGCCTCGGTGGCTGCGTCCGCAGTGGTGTCATCGTCGTCGGCTGGTGATGCCTCGGCGACCGGCTCGACCTCGGTTTCGGGGGCCGCAGGCTTGGGCAGAGGCACCAGCACACCCTCGCTGTCGGCAGCGAGCAGTTCGGCGGTGCAACCGAAGTGGCTGGGGGCCAGCGCCTCGATCTCGTCCCAAATGTCTTGCAGCGACTCGAGGTGCAGGTCAGAGCCCAGACGCCAGGCCAGCTCGGCTGCGATCGTCCAATCGTCGCGAACCGTACCCGGCGCGGTCACCATGTATCCGAGGGTGCTGACGCGCCCCTCGATGTTGGTGGTGGTGCCGCCCGCTTCGGCGAACGTCGAAGTCGGCAAGACCACCCCGGCCCGCCTTACCGACGCGTTGGCGAAGGTGTCGACCGCGATGACCTCGGCGACTCCGGCAAACGCACGCTCGACCAGGTCGCGATCGGGGACATCGGACAGCGGGTCGGACCCGATGAGAAGCAATGTGTGAAGTCGGCCCGACGCCGCAGCCTCGAGCATCGCGATGGTGTCCATGCCCTGGTTGGCAGCGACATTCGACCACTTGGATGCATACCACTGGCGGCCGGCCTCGTCGTTGGCGATGCGCCCGGGCAGCAGGCCCGGTGCCAAGCCCATGTCGATGGCGCCGAACACGTTGCCGCGCCGCAGGACGGGCAGGAACGTGGCCTCCGGCAGCTTCTCGAGCAGCACAGCGACGGCCTGCTCGACCTCGGCCGACGAGTCGGC harbors:
- the nuoK gene encoding NADH-quinone oxidoreductase subunit NuoK, with amino-acid sequence MEVTSNWYLVLGALLFIIGGVGLLIRRNPLVMLMCVELMLNGINLSFVAFSRMLNDVAGQTVVFFVLVIAAAEVVVGLGLVVAILRRQPGATADDLNLMKG
- a CDS encoding NADH-quinone oxidoreductase subunit J, coding for MIDLIVFIVAAAICLVGAVGVILAKNPVHSALMLVMTLFGIAVHFVAQEAHFLAAVQVIVYAGAIVVMFLFVIMLLGVDIETKLELQVMPTQKYAAGLFALAGLGVLGFLIVRELDPISPVAAGTAISEDVADVKQLAYSLFDQYVFAFELTSVLLIVAVIGAVILSRKPRPELEEPSGGES
- the nuoI gene encoding NADH-quinone oxidoreductase subunit NuoI, giving the protein MGMLDYVRGFKVTFDRLFEERVTTEYPKEKRPKPTRFHGRHVLNRYEDGMEKCIGCELCAGVCPAKCIYVRGADNPIDDPVSPGERYGYVYEINYLRCIHCDLCVEACPTGAITESKLFEFSFTNRADAIYTKAELVVDDNGQPKRQPWELWHDGDGDNLSGWLRATSPSGRASYEGVVGWSGDLGAGVRAPEAGQSASAGESKGHQ
- the nuoH gene encoding NADH-quinone oxidoreductase subunit NuoH; this translates as MFGDPLFTDGVDGWDVVIMGGKVVIAFVFLLVATMFMVWFERKVVGDMQNRIGPNVAGPWGLLQTFADGVKFFFKEDLKPANSDPLVFRLAPYLSAVTAFLAFAIVPIGGVFTDGRNGTISIGGRETFVQVADPPIGILLLLAVSSIAVYGIMLAGWSSGSKYPLLGSVRASAQAISYEAALGMSVVAVVLLSGTLSTHGIVLEQAGGIRSWFFLASGIIPFVVFLIAATAELNRPPFDLVEAEQELVGGFHTEYSSIRFALFFLAEFMNVITMSAIMVTLFFGGPAGPIFFGLDWLWPTVWFFAKVLVFLFVFVWFRATLPRLRYDQLMHLGWKVLIPMMLGWLLVRAAILQQQEGNIDAVVAIVVGVILAVGATALLTAAFAAGDRAYERDNAVKDEVGG